In Persicimonas caeni, a single window of DNA contains:
- the aroC gene encoding chorismate synthase, with translation MDRNTFGNLLRLTTFGESHGRALGAIVDGVPAGVELSPDDLVPQLMRRRPGQSKITTARDEKDAPDILSGVFEGKTLGTPICVIIWNKDQRSRDYDPKFFRAGHADRTWEEKFGHRDYRGGGRASGRETAARVIGGAIAEKMLPDEVSIVGFTRQIGEHRAQDVPEDLDRDRVDQHATRCPDLEVAARIEEELLACKEQGDSRGGIVELWIDGLPIGLGEPVFRKIKNTLANAMMSVGAVVGCTLGDAAEDSTKSGFDFHAGKSGYGPEAGISPSANGIQGGISNGQRIRLLTYFKPASTVGEMSKKGRHDPCIVPRAIPVLESMAALVLADHFLEFQLNRLQDLDRF, from the coding sequence ATGGACCGCAACACATTCGGCAATTTGCTTCGGTTGACCACCTTTGGCGAGTCACACGGCCGCGCGCTTGGCGCGATTGTCGACGGTGTGCCCGCCGGGGTGGAACTGTCGCCCGACGATCTGGTGCCCCAACTCATGCGCCGTCGGCCCGGCCAATCGAAGATCACCACCGCGCGCGACGAGAAGGACGCGCCCGACATCTTGAGCGGCGTCTTCGAGGGCAAGACCTTGGGCACGCCCATCTGCGTGATCATCTGGAACAAGGACCAGCGCAGCCGCGACTACGACCCGAAGTTCTTTCGGGCGGGCCACGCCGACCGCACCTGGGAGGAGAAGTTCGGCCACCGCGACTACCGCGGCGGCGGGCGCGCCTCCGGGCGTGAGACGGCCGCGCGGGTCATCGGCGGGGCCATCGCCGAGAAGATGTTGCCCGACGAGGTCTCCATCGTCGGCTTTACCCGCCAAATCGGCGAGCATCGCGCCCAAGACGTGCCCGAGGACCTCGATCGCGATCGCGTCGATCAACACGCCACGCGCTGCCCCGACCTCGAGGTCGCCGCGCGCATCGAAGAGGAGTTGCTCGCGTGCAAAGAGCAGGGCGACTCGCGCGGCGGCATCGTCGAGTTGTGGATCGACGGGTTGCCGATTGGTCTGGGCGAGCCGGTCTTCCGCAAGATCAAAAACACCCTCGCCAACGCCATGATGAGCGTGGGCGCCGTCGTCGGCTGCACGCTGGGCGACGCCGCCGAAGACAGCACCAAGTCGGGCTTCGACTTCCACGCCGGCAAGAGCGGCTACGGCCCCGAGGCCGGCATCAGCCCGTCGGCCAACGGCATCCAGGGCGGCATCTCCAACGGTCAACGCATCCGCCTGCTCACCTACTTCAAGCCGGCGAGCACCGTCGGCGAGATGTCCAAAAAGGGCCGCCACGACCCGTGCATCGTCCCGCGGGCGATCCCCGTGCTCGAGTCGATGGCCGCGCTCGTGCTCGCCGACCACTTCTTGGAGTTTCAGCTGAATCGGCTCCAGGATCTCGACCGCTTTTGA
- a CDS encoding M42 family metallopeptidase, whose translation MDLLKTLSELPGAPGREEKVRDFIKSKVDGLADEVRVDAMGNLICRVKPSGDGEGTDAQKVMLACHMDEIAFYVRKIDDDGFIRLQHLGGFDNRNLFARRVRIQTRDGEEIIGNLNPGGKPIHISDAEERKKIPKMHEFFVDTGLSKEELEGRVRPGDPVTLVAEFIEMGNLASGKCLDNRVACWVGIRVLEQLADAKTDYDVYVVFTVQEEIGIRGATTSSYEIDPDIGIAIDTTLAVDTPGVPDEHEITNLGDGVAIKIMDSYTVSHKELVDEFIELAEANEINHQYEILPLGGTDAAALQRARSGSKAITLSVPTRYIHTITETIHKDDLKATVELLTAYLTT comes from the coding sequence ATGGATCTCCTCAAAACCCTCTCCGAACTACCGGGCGCGCCCGGTCGCGAAGAAAAAGTCCGTGACTTCATCAAAAGCAAGGTCGACGGCCTCGCCGACGAGGTGCGCGTCGACGCAATGGGCAACCTGATCTGCCGCGTCAAACCCTCGGGCGACGGCGAAGGCACAGATGCCCAAAAGGTCATGCTCGCCTGCCACATGGACGAAATTGCGTTTTACGTGCGCAAGATCGACGACGACGGCTTCATTCGGCTGCAGCACCTGGGCGGCTTCGACAACCGCAACCTCTTCGCCCGCCGCGTGCGCATCCAGACGCGCGACGGCGAGGAGATCATCGGCAACCTGAACCCGGGCGGAAAGCCGATCCACATCTCGGACGCCGAAGAGCGCAAGAAGATCCCGAAGATGCACGAGTTTTTCGTCGACACCGGCCTGTCCAAAGAGGAGCTCGAAGGCCGCGTGCGCCCCGGCGACCCGGTCACGCTCGTCGCCGAGTTCATCGAGATGGGCAACCTGGCCAGCGGCAAATGCCTCGACAACCGCGTGGCCTGCTGGGTGGGCATCCGCGTGCTCGAGCAGCTCGCCGACGCCAAGACCGACTACGACGTCTACGTGGTGTTTACCGTTCAGGAAGAGATCGGCATCCGCGGCGCGACGACCTCGAGCTACGAGATCGATCCCGATATCGGCATCGCCATCGACACCACCCTCGCCGTCGACACGCCCGGCGTGCCCGACGAGCACGAGATCACCAACCTGGGTGACGGCGTGGCCATCAAGATCATGGACTCGTACACGGTCAGCCACAAAGAGCTCGTCGACGAGTTCATCGAGCTCGCCGAGGCCAACGAGATCAACCACCAGTACGAGATTCTGCCGCTGGGCGGCACCGACGCCGCGGCCCTGCAGCGCGCGCGAAGCGGCTCGAAGGCGATCACGCTGAGCGTCCCGACACGCTACATCCACACGATCACCGAGACCATCCACAAGGATGATCTGAAGGCGACCGTGGAGCTACTGACGGCGTATTTGACGACATGA
- a CDS encoding prephenate dehydrogenase/arogenate dehydrogenase family protein, protein MTKLDELREQLNEIDEQFLRLVQKRQALVEEIGQVKQKMGRGTRDFGREKVVIERARGLADDLGLDPDLAAALFRQLIQASLTVQERDRLEQRGTGGGRPVLLIGGAGRMGKWFADFLDAQGYNVTIADPAGSVDGFENVDDWQALDLDDFYMIVVAAPIRATNRVLLELAERAPSGVVLDISSVKEPVRPGLEALVAAGVSTTSVHPMFGPSTELLSGSHVIFIDLGDRQALDAARALFDDTMAAKAEMKLEQHDRAMAFVLGLSHALNIAFGDALAQSGPRAERLDEVSSTTFARQVGVAGEVARENPYLYFEIQAFNPYSDETLAALADSVAHLRETVANGDEEAFVEMMERGREFLTARPEASDGNSG, encoded by the coding sequence ATGACCAAACTCGACGAACTGCGCGAACAACTCAACGAGATCGACGAGCAGTTCCTGCGCTTGGTGCAAAAGCGCCAAGCGCTCGTCGAAGAGATCGGCCAGGTCAAACAAAAGATGGGCCGCGGCACGCGCGACTTCGGTCGCGAGAAGGTCGTCATCGAGCGAGCCCGGGGCTTGGCCGACGACCTCGGGCTCGACCCTGACCTGGCCGCTGCGCTCTTTCGCCAGCTCATCCAGGCCTCGCTGACCGTCCAGGAGCGCGACCGCCTCGAGCAGCGCGGCACCGGCGGAGGGCGGCCGGTACTCTTGATCGGCGGCGCCGGGCGCATGGGAAAGTGGTTCGCCGACTTCTTGGACGCGCAGGGCTACAACGTCACCATCGCCGACCCGGCCGGCTCGGTCGACGGCTTCGAGAATGTCGACGACTGGCAAGCCCTTGACCTCGACGATTTCTACATGATCGTCGTCGCCGCCCCGATCCGCGCGACCAACCGCGTCCTGCTCGAGCTCGCCGAGCGCGCCCCCTCGGGCGTGGTGCTCGACATCAGCTCGGTCAAAGAGCCGGTGCGCCCCGGCCTCGAAGCCCTCGTCGCCGCGGGCGTGTCGACCACCTCGGTCCACCCGATGTTCGGCCCCTCGACCGAACTCTTGTCGGGATCCCACGTCATCTTCATCGACCTGGGCGACCGCCAAGCCCTCGACGCCGCCCGCGCGCTATTCGACGACACGATGGCCGCCAAAGCCGAAATGAAGCTCGAGCAGCACGACCGCGCCATGGCGTTCGTCCTGGGCCTCTCGCACGCGCTCAACATTGCCTTCGGCGACGCCCTTGCCCAAAGCGGCCCCCGCGCCGAGCGCCTCGACGAGGTCTCCAGCACCACCTTCGCCCGCCAAGTCGGCGTCGCCGGCGAGGTCGCCCGCGAAAACCCCTACCTCTACTTCGAAATCCAGGCGTTCAACCCCTACTCCGACGAAACCCTCGCCGCCCTCGCCGACTCGGTCGCACATTTACGCGAGACGGTCGCCAACGGCGACGAAGAGGCTTTCGTCGAGATGATGGAACGCGGCCGCGAGTTCCTGACGGCCAGACCGGAGGCTTCTGACGGGAACAGTGGTTAG
- a CDS encoding DUF559 domain-containing protein has product MKQAKGVAREEYLEREHGVEVIRFTNEEVMEDTRAVLEEIWKVCSVK; this is encoded by the coding sequence ATGAAGCAGGCAAAGGGCGTGGCGCGCGAAGAGTATCTCGAGCGTGAGCACGGTGTTGAAGTTATCCGCTTCACCAATGAGGAGGTGATGGAGGATACGCGTGCGGTGCTGGAGGAGATTTGGAAGGTATGTTCGGTGAAGTAG
- a CDS encoding shikimate kinase, with product MNIYIIGHRGSGKSTAARLAGEHLGLEVVDLDEVLEAGEGQTCAEIIADGEPRFRRLEHEYLDKVRSEATGQPRIISLGGGFFPVPDDGVAIWLYRDGWQEVAEAARAQLNPDDDFADEVAWMVAEREPRWEAAAHLRLDVSRGRGPERTGRDLATMIGWLLELPESTLAGRTWVVPAGSEQLDRAVHDARVLGLAGVEVRSDLLDAAEAAALDVDVLASLRTPEPEWLEKLDHAAAIDIDISLIDEVLEAGTLDKLEPRPLLLSWHPPETAAERVDRLVYEATKLAEAHPDWASELVLKYAPVVDDYADLLEVLDADARIREAGHAVTCLPQGSAFAWCRPPLVLRNASNYLPVGLGPQRRTHTDNPVETPLDLQGWLPHLAGPEPTGFEGLLGDPVESSQGDVWHRRAARDEGRNTSYVKIPFGREASTEELELLLDSAAWLDVRGLSITSPLKRAILAPDVVENPEGLSAANTLRRIGPREWEATDTDEYGMQATLAAAEEQGMAPGTVAIIGRGGVSPAVLRALEESQWDLVHHASGREGWTDAAPDSVTMVVNATGDSDRTYANPPACEVWVDLHYTGVRAAPEGVGVHLNGDTFFDAQARAQRAYWYS from the coding sequence ATGAACATCTACATCATCGGCCATCGCGGCTCGGGCAAATCGACCGCTGCACGCCTCGCCGGCGAGCACCTCGGCCTGGAGGTCGTCGACCTCGACGAGGTGCTCGAGGCGGGCGAAGGGCAGACCTGCGCCGAGATCATCGCCGACGGCGAGCCGCGCTTTCGCAGGCTCGAGCACGAGTACCTCGACAAGGTGCGTTCGGAGGCGACGGGCCAGCCGCGTATCATCTCGCTGGGCGGTGGCTTCTTTCCGGTGCCTGACGACGGCGTGGCCATCTGGCTGTACCGCGATGGCTGGCAGGAGGTCGCCGAGGCGGCGCGCGCGCAGCTCAACCCTGACGACGACTTCGCCGATGAGGTCGCCTGGATGGTCGCCGAGCGCGAGCCGCGCTGGGAAGCGGCGGCGCACCTGCGCCTCGATGTCTCGCGTGGTCGAGGCCCCGAGCGCACCGGGCGTGACCTGGCGACGATGATCGGTTGGCTGCTCGAATTACCCGAGTCGACCCTCGCCGGGCGCACCTGGGTTGTGCCTGCGGGCTCCGAGCAGCTCGACCGCGCCGTGCACGACGCCAGGGTGCTCGGCCTGGCCGGCGTAGAGGTGCGCAGCGACCTGCTCGACGCCGCCGAAGCTGCGGCGCTCGACGTCGACGTGCTCGCCAGCCTGCGCACGCCGGAGCCCGAGTGGCTCGAGAAGCTCGACCACGCGGCCGCCATCGATATCGACATTTCGCTCATCGACGAGGTGCTCGAGGCGGGCACGCTCGACAAGCTCGAGCCACGTCCGTTGTTGTTGTCGTGGCACCCGCCCGAGACGGCCGCCGAGCGAGTCGACCGACTCGTTTACGAAGCCACCAAGCTCGCCGAAGCGCATCCCGACTGGGCGAGCGAGCTCGTGCTGAAGTATGCGCCGGTGGTCGACGATTACGCCGACTTGCTCGAGGTCCTCGACGCCGACGCGCGGATCCGCGAGGCCGGGCACGCGGTCACGTGCCTGCCGCAAGGGAGCGCGTTCGCCTGGTGTCGACCGCCGCTCGTGCTGCGCAACGCGTCGAATTATCTGCCGGTGGGCCTGGGGCCTCAGCGGCGTACGCACACCGACAACCCGGTCGAGACGCCGCTCGACCTGCAGGGCTGGCTGCCACACCTCGCCGGGCCCGAGCCCACCGGCTTCGAAGGGTTGCTGGGTGACCCCGTCGAGTCGAGCCAGGGCGATGTCTGGCATCGCCGCGCTGCCCGAGACGAAGGACGGAACACCTCGTACGTTAAAATCCCGTTCGGGCGTGAGGCATCGACGGAGGAGCTCGAGTTGCTCCTCGACAGCGCCGCCTGGCTCGACGTGCGCGGGCTGTCGATTACCTCGCCGCTCAAGCGCGCCATCCTCGCGCCCGACGTCGTCGAGAACCCCGAGGGGCTGTCGGCCGCCAACACGTTGCGGCGCATTGGGCCACGCGAGTGGGAGGCGACCGATACCGACGAGTACGGCATGCAGGCGACGCTGGCTGCAGCCGAAGAGCAGGGCATGGCGCCCGGCACCGTGGCCATCATCGGCCGCGGCGGCGTTTCGCCGGCGGTGCTTCGGGCGTTGGAGGAGTCGCAGTGGGACCTGGTGCACCACGCTAGCGGGCGAGAGGGCTGGACCGACGCGGCGCCTGACTCAGTGACGATGGTGGTGAACGCCACCGGCGATTCGGACCGAACGTACGCGAACCCGCCTGCTTGCGAGGTGTGGGTCGACTTGCATTATACCGGCGTGCGTGCTGCACCCGAGGGCGTGGGCGTGCATCTTAACGGCGATACCTTCTTTGACGCTCAGGCGAGGGCGCAGAGGGCGTATTGGTACTCGTGA
- a CDS encoding metallophosphoesterase family protein, protein MQHLTKIAVFGGVYNNYLSLEATLDDARQRGAQEIYCLGDMGGFGPHPDRVFPILRGADDLLVMQGNYDHSIGNRLDDCACGYSDPRDNHFAEISYEYTFENTADDNKDWLRDLPTEFRRDWAGRRVLMAHGSPRRTNEFLWESSSPDAFLEHLLVEAEADLLFVTHTGIPWQRTLPSGKQVVNVGAIGRPANNGKTTVDYAIVDVFDDRVDVELHEVAYDHERLAREMQDEGLPDEFVETVLTGWWTTCVEILPAKERARGRY, encoded by the coding sequence GTGCAGCACCTGACCAAAATCGCCGTCTTCGGCGGCGTCTACAACAACTATTTGAGCCTCGAAGCCACCCTGGACGACGCGCGCCAAAGAGGCGCCCAAGAGATCTACTGTTTGGGCGATATGGGCGGCTTCGGCCCGCACCCCGACCGCGTCTTTCCGATCTTGCGCGGCGCCGACGACCTGCTCGTCATGCAGGGCAACTACGACCACTCCATCGGCAACCGCCTCGACGACTGCGCCTGCGGCTACTCGGACCCGCGCGACAACCACTTCGCCGAGATCTCGTACGAGTACACCTTCGAGAATACCGCCGACGACAACAAAGACTGGCTGCGCGACCTGCCCACCGAGTTCAGGCGCGACTGGGCCGGCCGCCGCGTGCTCATGGCGCACGGCTCGCCCCGGCGCACCAACGAGTTTTTGTGGGAGTCGAGTTCACCCGACGCCTTTTTGGAGCACCTGCTCGTCGAGGCCGAGGCGGACCTGCTGTTCGTGACCCACACCGGCATCCCGTGGCAGCGCACGCTTCCCAGCGGCAAGCAGGTGGTCAACGTGGGCGCGATCGGCCGGCCGGCGAATAACGGCAAGACCACCGTCGACTACGCGATCGTCGACGTGTTCGACGACCGCGTCGACGTCGAGCTCCACGAGGTCGCCTACGACCACGAGCGCCTCGCCCGCGAGATGCAAGACGAGGGCTTGCCCGACGAGTTCGTCGAGACGGTGCTCACCGGGTGGTGGACGACGTGTGTGGAGATCCTGCCGGCGAAGGAACGGGCGCGGGGGCGCTACTAG
- a CDS encoding radical SAM protein — translation MELNFEYLKEHATERAHKPPPTLELDHLDTLWLQVTGTLCNLACLHCFISCGPKNDSHDYMSVEAVRRAVETAAAQGTKDYYFTGGEPFLHDDIQEMIELTLEHGPLTVLTNGILIDEEMADWLAQTFRNSRYSFDLRVSLDGTTKSENDALRGRGTFEKIIASIERLYAAGLNPVITVTTCHAGSGGEEGRRKFYEFVRSRGVEQPRLKFLAPFKIGREERRGGGYEEWERLVEGDLLPDEAEQLQCSSCRMVTSKGVYPCPILIEYDDALMGQELEDGLQAIELRHQACYTCHVEGVTCST, via the coding sequence ATGGAACTCAACTTCGAATACCTCAAAGAGCACGCCACCGAGCGCGCTCACAAGCCGCCGCCCACCCTCGAGTTGGACCACCTCGACACGTTGTGGCTGCAGGTCACCGGTACGTTGTGCAACTTGGCGTGCCTGCACTGCTTCATCTCGTGCGGCCCCAAAAACGACAGCCACGACTACATGTCGGTCGAAGCGGTGCGCCGCGCGGTCGAGACCGCCGCCGCCCAGGGCACCAAGGACTACTACTTCACCGGCGGCGAGCCGTTTTTGCACGACGACATCCAAGAGATGATCGAGCTGACGCTGGAGCACGGCCCGCTGACGGTGCTGACCAACGGCATCCTCATCGACGAGGAGATGGCCGACTGGCTGGCCCAGACCTTCCGCAACTCGCGCTACAGCTTCGATCTGCGCGTCTCGCTCGACGGGACGACCAAGTCGGAGAACGACGCGCTTCGAGGCCGCGGCACCTTCGAGAAGATCATCGCCAGCATCGAGCGGCTCTACGCCGCCGGGCTCAACCCGGTGATCACCGTCACGACCTGCCACGCCGGAAGCGGCGGCGAAGAGGGCCGCCGCAAGTTCTACGAGTTCGTGCGATCGCGCGGCGTCGAGCAGCCGCGGCTCAAGTTCCTGGCGCCATTCAAGATCGGCCGCGAGGAGCGCCGCGGCGGCGGCTATGAAGAGTGGGAGCGGTTGGTCGAAGGCGACCTGCTGCCCGACGAGGCCGAGCAATTGCAGTGCTCGAGTTGCCGGATGGTGACGTCGAAGGGCGTGTATCCGTGCCCGATTCTGATCGAGTATGACGACGCGTTGATGGGTCAGGAGCTCGAAGATGGCCTCCAGGCCATCGAGTTGCGGCATCAGGCTTGTTATACGTGTCATGTGGAGGGGGTAACGTGCAGCACCTGA
- a CDS encoding lytic transglycosylase domain-containing protein, with amino-acid sequence MKKFFAPTDSAFSRAALTLCVIALLTSVASSAFGQSSPSEEPAPDAGSEVAVPKSVPEADGVAEADSKTLPEVDELVEAPEDEPAAVEAHAGEDVEPAEVDPEDDTSWRIKPSGQPPIQVRRAVEQVTGSATRVAAAISGDGAAAKTPEEQSVERRVIERGGKLDEFKTKINFTQLKRIAGQMLTAGGGDQLVLTPYVSDPRWVEAMQLLKDDDCEDAHTLATEIVGEPEMHKEGEPAIRYALARIQMCTKEHEAAGKKTLKELAKAKDSVVAELARRRLGLPAGKDSSEKDEGLYLRDRINQAKRLARKGKVDEALQDLDTLDEEQTRWWHKYQVRSAQVEILERAGRLKDAARKMLGIYRVARDWNIGDAIEDRLERIQKRAGVEVLTFGERVDRMRDLIARGRYRKAREVSIENAKLRGVSGNEIKGWSFYRRALQEERQRDREKAAEMFEQAEKLVKDDAIRPRLYFGWARALRRLDRDTEAIKLYRRLCDEYPRHHLCDDAYFEAGRLSQYLGKHDDARDNFALVVGLFPFSEHVPQALWRGAFSAYLMEDYEAMQSPLEQIVAFYGDEQDASELTIGLKAQYWLGVAKLKAGDKEGARVALQKAIDKGPLTWYGRLAVARMEKAGFEARVSIPHSTLAATELKDLSTLRVPRDERLEVAAAYSRLGLYDDAISELREQVSIYPVPEHAHEFMAAVYLADDQPNYAHWIMKKHIDETGPGYHNLREWGVAFPTDFMELAHKYGAKYGVSPFLVQAIIRQESGFRPGVSSYAGAMGLMQLMPGTARYTQRQFLQQGGHLSRSEIVRPETNVKLGTMYIRIHTAFAADQIPLALAGYNAGPAPLESWFERYGERELDAWVESITYREARGYVRKVFTSYVTYAGLYGSGELPKISLEMPEKLREWGDVPEVDRVEEGEPVSWVLD; translated from the coding sequence ATGAAGAAGTTTTTTGCACCCACCGACTCCGCCTTCTCACGGGCCGCGCTCACCCTCTGTGTGATCGCGCTGCTCACTTCTGTGGCGTCGAGCGCGTTCGGGCAATCGAGCCCCTCGGAAGAACCCGCGCCGGACGCCGGCTCCGAGGTCGCCGTTCCCAAAAGCGTGCCCGAGGCCGACGGCGTGGCAGAAGCCGACTCGAAGACGCTGCCGGAGGTCGACGAGCTGGTCGAGGCGCCCGAAGACGAACCCGCTGCGGTCGAGGCGCACGCCGGCGAAGACGTCGAGCCTGCCGAGGTCGACCCCGAGGACGACACGAGTTGGCGCATCAAGCCGTCGGGCCAGCCGCCTATCCAGGTGCGCCGCGCCGTCGAGCAGGTGACCGGCTCGGCGACGCGTGTAGCCGCGGCAATCTCCGGCGACGGCGCCGCGGCGAAGACGCCCGAGGAGCAGTCGGTCGAGCGCCGCGTGATCGAGCGTGGCGGCAAGCTCGACGAGTTCAAGACCAAGATCAATTTCACCCAGCTCAAGCGTATCGCCGGCCAGATGCTGACCGCCGGCGGCGGCGACCAGCTCGTGCTCACGCCGTATGTGAGCGACCCGCGCTGGGTCGAGGCGATGCAGCTCCTCAAAGACGACGACTGCGAAGATGCCCACACGCTCGCCACCGAGATCGTCGGCGAGCCCGAGATGCACAAGGAGGGCGAGCCGGCGATCCGCTACGCGTTGGCGCGCATCCAGATGTGCACCAAGGAGCACGAGGCGGCGGGTAAGAAGACGCTCAAAGAACTCGCCAAGGCCAAAGACAGCGTCGTCGCCGAGCTCGCTCGACGTCGGCTCGGGCTTCCGGCCGGCAAGGACTCCAGCGAGAAAGACGAGGGTCTGTACCTTCGTGACCGCATCAACCAGGCCAAACGCCTGGCTCGCAAGGGCAAGGTCGACGAGGCGCTTCAAGATCTCGACACCCTCGACGAAGAGCAGACGCGCTGGTGGCACAAGTACCAGGTGCGCTCGGCGCAGGTCGAGATTCTTGAGCGCGCCGGCCGGCTCAAGGACGCTGCCCGCAAGATGCTCGGCATATATAGGGTCGCGCGCGACTGGAATATCGGCGACGCCATCGAAGATCGGCTCGAGCGCATTCAGAAGCGCGCCGGCGTCGAGGTGCTCACGTTCGGTGAGCGCGTCGACCGCATGCGCGACTTGATCGCGCGCGGTCGCTACCGCAAGGCGCGCGAGGTCTCCATCGAGAACGCCAAGCTTCGCGGTGTGAGCGGCAACGAGATCAAAGGGTGGAGCTTCTATCGCCGCGCCCTCCAGGAGGAGCGCCAGCGTGACCGCGAGAAGGCCGCCGAGATGTTCGAGCAGGCCGAGAAGCTCGTCAAAGACGACGCGATCCGCCCGCGACTGTATTTCGGCTGGGCCCGCGCGCTTCGCCGGCTCGACCGCGACACCGAGGCGATCAAGCTCTACAGGCGCCTGTGCGACGAATACCCGCGCCACCACCTGTGCGACGACGCCTACTTCGAGGCGGGTCGTTTGAGCCAGTACCTGGGCAAGCACGACGACGCGCGCGACAACTTCGCGTTGGTCGTCGGCCTCTTTCCCTTCAGCGAGCACGTGCCTCAAGCGTTGTGGCGAGGCGCCTTTAGCGCCTACCTGATGGAAGATTACGAGGCGATGCAGAGCCCGCTCGAGCAGATCGTTGCGTTCTACGGCGACGAGCAGGACGCCTCCGAGCTGACGATCGGCCTCAAAGCCCAGTATTGGCTGGGCGTCGCCAAGCTCAAGGCCGGTGACAAAGAGGGCGCTCGGGTCGCTCTGCAAAAGGCGATCGATAAGGGACCGCTGACCTGGTACGGCCGCCTGGCGGTCGCGCGCATGGAAAAGGCGGGCTTCGAGGCGCGCGTCAGTATCCCGCACTCGACACTGGCAGCCACCGAGCTCAAAGACTTGTCGACGCTTCGCGTGCCGCGCGACGAGCGCCTCGAGGTCGCCGCCGCCTACAGCCGGCTCGGCCTGTACGACGACGCGATCAGCGAGCTTCGCGAGCAGGTCTCCATCTATCCGGTGCCCGAGCACGCCCACGAGTTTATGGCCGCGGTCTACCTGGCCGACGACCAGCCGAACTACGCGCACTGGATCATGAAGAAGCATATCGACGAGACCGGCCCCGGCTACCACAACCTGCGCGAGTGGGGCGTGGCCTTTCCGACCGACTTCATGGAACTCGCCCACAAATACGGCGCGAAATACGGCGTCTCGCCGTTTTTGGTCCAGGCGATCATCCGCCAGGAGAGCGGCTTCCGCCCCGGCGTGAGCAGCTACGCCGGCGCCATGGGCCTGATGCAGCTGATGCCCGGCACCGCCCGCTACACCCAGCGTCAGTTCCTTCAGCAGGGCGGCCACCTGTCGCGCTCCGAGATCGTGCGCCCCGAGACCAACGTCAAGCTGGGCACGATGTATATCCGCATCCACACCGCGTTCGCCGCCGACCAGATTCCGCTGGCCTTGGCCGGCTACAACGCCGGTCCCGCCCCGCTCGAGTCGTGGTTCGAGCGCTACGGCGAGCGCGAGCTCGACGCGTGGGTCGAGTCGATCACCTACCGCGAGGCGCGCGGCTACGTGCGCAAGGTCTTCACGAGCTACGTGACCTACGCCGGGCTGTACGGCAGCGGCGAGCTGCCCAAGATCTCGCTCGAGATGCCCGAGAAGTTGCGGGAGTGGGGTGATGTGCCCGAGGTCGATCGCGTGGAGGAGGGTGAGCCGGTGTCGTGGGTTTTGGATTGA